In a single window of the Cygnus olor isolate bCygOlo1 chromosome 5, bCygOlo1.pri.v2, whole genome shotgun sequence genome:
- the COPB1 gene encoding coatomer subunit beta: MTAAENVCYTLINVPMDSEPPSEISLKNDLEKGDVKLKTEALKKVIIMILNGEKLPGLLMTIIRFVLPLQDHTIKKLLLVFWEIVPKTTPDGRLLQEMILVCDAYRKDLQHPNEFIRGSTLRFLCKLKEAELLEPLMPAIRACLEHRHSYVRRNAVLAIYTIYRNFEHLIPDAPELIHDFLVNEKDASCKRNAFMMLIHADQDRALDYLSTCIDQVQTFGDILQLVIVELIYKVCHANPSERARFIRCIYNLLQSSSPAVKYEAAGTLVTLSSAPTAIKAAAQCYIDLIIKESDNNVKLIVLDRLVELKEHPSHERVLQDLVMDILRVLSTPDLEVRKKTLQLALDLVSSRNVEELVIVLKKEVIKTNNVTEHEDTDKYRQLLVRTLHSCSVRFPDMAANVIPVLMEFLSDNNEAAAADVLEFVREAIQRFDNLRPLIVEKMLEVFHAIKSVKIYRGALWILGEYCSTKEDIQSVMTEVRRSLGEIPIVESEIKKETGELKPEEEVSVGPAQKLVTEMGTYATQSALSSSRPAKKEEDRPPLRGFLLDGDFFVAASLATTLTKIALRYVSLVQEKKKQNSFIAEAMLLMATILHLGKSSLPKKPITDDDVDRISLCLKVLSECSPLMNDIFNKECRQSLSHMLSAKLEEEKLSQKKESEKRNVTVQPDDPISFMQLTAKNEMSSKEDQFQLSLLAAMGNTQRKEAADPLASKLNKVTQLTGFSDPVYAEAYVHVNQYDIVLDVLVVNQTSDTLQNCTLELATLGDLKLVEKPSPLTLAPHDFANIKANVKVASTENGIIFGNIVYDVSGAASDRNCVVLSDIHIDIMDYIQPASCTDAEFRQMWAEFEWENKVTVNTNIIDLNEYLQHILKSTNMKCLTPEKALSGYCGFMAANLYARSIFGEDALANVSIEKPIHLGPDAPVTGHIRIRAKSQGMALSLGDKINLSQKKTSL; this comes from the exons ATGACTGCTGCAGAGAACGTGTGTTACACGTTAATCAATGTCCCGATGGATTCAGAACCACCTTCTGAAATCAGCTTAAAAAATGACCTAG AAAAAGGAGATGTCAAGTTAAAGACAGAGGCCTTGAAGAAAGTAATCATTATGATTCTGAATGGTGAAAAACTACCTGGGCTTCTGATGACCATTATACGCTTTGTGCTGCCTCTTCAAGATCATACCATCAAAAAACTGCTGCTTGTCTTTTGGGAGATAGTGCCAAAGACCACTCCAGATGGCAGGCTTCTGCAAGAAATGATCCTCGTATGCGATGCATACAGAAAG GATCTTCAGCACCCAAATGAGTTTATCCGAGGCTCTACACTCCGTTTTCTTTGTAAgctgaaagaagcagaattGTTGGAACCTTTGATGCCAGCCATTCGTGCGTGCCTAGAACATCGTCACAGCTATGTGCGCAGAAACGCAGTTCTTGCAATTTACACGATTTATAG aaattttgaaCATCTTATACCTGATGCTCCTGAATTGATCCATGATTTCCTGGTGAATGAGAAGGATGCAagctgcaaaagaaatgcatttatgaTGCTAATTCATGCAGATCAG gaTCGAGCATTGGATTATTTGAGTACCTGTATTGACCAAGTCCAGACATTTGGTGACATACTACAGTTGGTTATTGTTGAACTAATTTATaag GTGTGTCATGCAAATCCATCAGAAAGAGCTCGGTTTATTCGCTGCATCTACAACTTACTGCAGTCATCAAGTCCTGCTGTGAAATATGAAGCTGCAGGAACACTGGTTACACTCTCCAGTGCACCAACAGCAATCAAG GCAGCTGCCCAGTGCTACATAGATTTGATCATTAAAGAAAGTGATAATAACGTGAAACTGATTGTTTTGGATCGGTTGGTTGAATTAAAGGAGCATCCCTCCCATGAACGAGTGTTACAG gATCTAGTTATGGACATCCTCAGAGTGTTGAGTACCCCAGATCTGGAAGTGCGCAAAAAAACCCTTCAGCTAGCTCTGGATCTTGTCTCTTCAAGAAATGTGGAGGag cttgtgATTGTTCTGAAGAAAGAAGTCATTAAGACTAATAATGTGACAGAGCATGAAGATACCGACAAATACAGACAGCTGCTTGTTCGGACTTTGCATTCCTGTAGTGTTCGGTTTCCAGACATGGCTGCGAATGTTATTCCAGTG CTGATGGAGTTCCTTAGTGATAAcaatgaagcagcagctgctgatgtGCTGGAATTTGTGCGGGAAGCGATCCAGCGATTTGATAACCTCAGACCTCTTATTGTTGAGAAGATGCTTGAAGTGTTTCACGCAATTAAATCTGTCAA GATTTATCGTGGAGCTTTATGGATCCTTGGAGAGTATTGCAGCACAAAGGAAGATATACAGAGTGTAATGACAGAAGTTCGCAGATCACTTGGAgag ATCCCAATTGTAGAATCTGAAATCAAGAAAGAAACTGGTGAGCTAAAACCTGAAGAAGAAGTGTCTGTCGGTCCAGCTCAAAAATTGGTGACAGAGATGGGTACTTATGCAACACAGAGTGCTCTAAGTAGTTCCCGACCCGCCAAAAAAGAAGAAGACAG ACCTCCATTACGAGGATTCCTGCTTGATGGCGATTTCTTTGTTGCAGCTTCTCTAGCTACAACTTTAACTAAGATTGCTTTACGATATGTGTCACTAgttcaggaaaagaagaaacaaaat TCCTTTATTGCTGAAGCTATGTTGCTCATGGCCACTATTCTCCATTTGGGAAAGTCTTCTCTTCCCAAGAAGCCAATTACAGATGATGATGTCGATCGTATTTCCTTGTGTCTGAAAGTTTTGTCAGAATGTTCTCCACTTATGAATGATATTTTCAACAAAGAATGCAGACAGTCCCTCTCTCATATGCTGTCAGCCAAGCTAGAAGAAGAGAAACTTTCCCAGAAG aaagaatCAGAGAAGAGGAATGTGACAGTTCAGCCGGATGATCCAATTTCCTTCATGCAGCTTactgctaaaaatgaaatgagctCAAAAGAAGACCAGTTTCAGCTCAGCCTTCTTGCAGCAATGGGAAACACACAGAGGAAGGAGGCTGCTGATCCTCTTGCATCCAAACTTAATAAG gtTACTCAGCTGACAGGTTTCTCTGACCCTGTTTATGCAGAAGCATATGTGCACGTCAATCAGTACGATATTGTTTTGGATGTGCTTGTGGTAAACCAGACCAGTGATACTCTGCAGAACTGCACGCTAGAGCTCGCCACACTAG GTGACTTAAAACTTGTGGAAAAACCATCTCCTTTGACTCTTGCTCCACATGACTTTGCAAACATTAAAGCTAATGTCAAAGTTGCTTCAACAGAGAATGGAATCATTTTTGGTAATATTG TGTATGATGTCTCTGGAGCTGCCAGCGACAGAAACTGTGTGGTTCTCAGTGATATTCACATTGACATCATGGATTACATCCAGCCAGCTTCCTGTACAGATGCGGAGTTCAGACAGATGTGGGCAGAATTTGAGTGGGAAAACAAA GTTACTGTGAATACAAATATCATCGATCTAAATGAATACTTACAGCACATACTGAAGTCAACCAATATGAAATGCCTTACTCCAGAGAAG GCACTTTCTGGTTATTGTGGCTTTATGGCAGCCAATCTTTATGCGCGTTCCATATTTGGAGAAGATGCACTTGCAAACGTCAGCATTGAAAAACCAATTCATCTTGGACCAGATGCCCCTGTCACTGGTCACATACGAATCCGTGCAAAGAGTCAG GGAATGGCTCTGAGTCTTGGAGATAAGATCAATCTgtctcagaagaaaacaagtttatAA